Proteins encoded in a region of the Burkholderia ubonensis subsp. mesacidophila genome:
- a CDS encoding LysR family transcriptional regulator, protein MFDQLKAFHATVRQGSITRAARHLGVSQPTIAAQIRQVEQVYGVELFHRSGRRLEVTETGVGLLPLVEQMIALEAQADIMLRNVGGLFEGHLRIGATGPYYIMDAVGRFSNAHPSIALTCRIGNSEEMLQALHEFRIDLAVSSQRNDADGLERQVISTDPLVLVVHRSHSLARFDAIDAAQLADVRLLIREQGSVTRSCTETILAAAGVAPASVAEIGSREAIREAILHGVGGSLFPRGEAERHPDLRIIALRGVDTTIDEYVYYLKARRHSPAIDAFLACIVPKRGEAAAEPAAR, encoded by the coding sequence GTGTTCGATCAGCTGAAGGCATTCCACGCGACTGTCCGCCAAGGCAGCATCACGCGTGCCGCGCGACATCTCGGCGTCAGCCAGCCGACCATCGCCGCGCAGATCCGGCAGGTCGAGCAGGTGTACGGCGTCGAGCTGTTCCATCGCAGCGGCCGGCGGCTCGAAGTCACCGAAACCGGCGTTGGGCTGCTGCCGCTCGTCGAGCAGATGATCGCGCTCGAAGCGCAGGCCGACATCATGCTGCGCAACGTCGGCGGCCTGTTCGAAGGCCATCTGCGGATCGGCGCGACGGGGCCGTACTACATCATGGATGCGGTCGGACGCTTCTCGAATGCGCATCCGTCGATCGCGCTCACGTGCCGGATCGGCAACTCGGAAGAAATGCTGCAGGCGCTGCACGAGTTCCGCATCGATCTCGCCGTCTCGTCGCAGCGCAACGACGCGGACGGCCTCGAGCGGCAGGTGATTTCCACCGACCCGCTGGTGCTCGTCGTGCATCGCAGCCATTCGCTCGCGCGCTTCGACGCGATCGACGCCGCGCAGCTCGCCGACGTGCGGCTGCTGATCCGCGAACAGGGCTCGGTCACGCGCAGCTGTACCGAGACGATCCTCGCGGCGGCCGGCGTCGCGCCGGCATCGGTCGCGGAGATCGGCAGCCGTGAAGCGATCCGCGAGGCGATCCTGCACGGCGTCGGCGGCAGCCTGTTTCCGCGCGGCGAGGCCGAACGCCACCCCGACCTGCGGATCATCGCGCTGCGCGGCGTCGACACGACGATCGACGAATACGTGTACTACCTGAAGGCGCGCCGCCACAGCCCCGCGATCGACGCGTTCCTCGCGTGCATCGTGCCGAAGCGCGGCGAAGCCGCCGCCGAGCCGGCCGCGCGCTGA
- a CDS encoding L-lactate permease yields the protein MNPSSSLPAGAVFAQPLTPVGHSLLLSFLVAVIPIAVALIALGVLRRPAWQASLAGLIAGLAVAIGAWGMPVGLAFDAVAAGMALALIPVMWIVFNALLLYNIAVKSGRFDQFRQWMLDHLPDDRRLVLLVVAFSFGCLLEGISGFGTPVAITSALLIALGFPAIEALTYTLLFNTAPVAFGALGVPITVLGAVTSLPAATLGAMVGRQLPFFALLLPFYVVGVYGGARSIARLWPALLVSGGSFALAQFITSNFLGYQLTDVLSSLTSLIVTIGFLKVWKPLADPQFAIVRSPPANGAAGGRVGYGGWLPWLVVSVIVIVWVRANIAAIGDVKIPWPGLHNAVYVTLYQKPYAAVWDFQPLGTGTAILLAAIVTAAWTRTGAGDVLGCVAKTWRQTRIAIATVMMIVGLAYLLNYSGISYTLGTGVASTGALFPLVSASLGWIAVFLSGSDTSGNALFGNLQVVAARQLGLDPVLMAATNSSGGVMGKMISPQNIATGVSTTDLKGQEGVVFARTFWHSVILTLLLGVLVFLQQHVLTWMIPALPK from the coding sequence ATGAACCCTTCATCCTCCCTACCCGCAGGCGCCGTCTTCGCCCAACCGCTCACGCCCGTCGGCCACTCGCTGTTGCTGTCGTTCCTCGTCGCGGTGATCCCGATCGCGGTCGCGCTGATCGCGCTCGGCGTGCTGCGCCGCCCCGCGTGGCAGGCGTCGCTCGCGGGGCTGATCGCCGGCCTCGCGGTCGCGATCGGCGCATGGGGGATGCCCGTCGGCCTCGCGTTCGACGCGGTCGCCGCGGGCATGGCGCTCGCGCTGATTCCCGTGATGTGGATCGTCTTCAACGCCTTGCTGCTGTACAACATCGCAGTGAAGTCGGGCCGCTTCGACCAGTTCCGCCAGTGGATGCTCGACCACCTGCCCGACGACCGCCGGCTCGTGCTGCTCGTCGTCGCGTTCTCGTTCGGCTGCCTGCTCGAAGGGATTTCCGGGTTCGGCACGCCGGTCGCGATCACGAGCGCGCTGTTGATCGCGCTCGGCTTCCCGGCGATCGAGGCGCTCACCTACACGCTGCTGTTCAACACCGCGCCGGTCGCGTTCGGCGCGCTCGGCGTGCCGATCACCGTGCTCGGCGCGGTCACGTCGCTGCCGGCCGCGACGCTCGGCGCGATGGTCGGCCGCCAGCTGCCGTTCTTCGCGCTGCTGCTGCCGTTCTACGTGGTGGGCGTGTACGGCGGCGCGCGCTCGATCGCGCGGCTGTGGCCGGCCTTGCTCGTGTCGGGCGGCAGCTTCGCGCTCGCGCAGTTCATCACCTCCAACTTCCTCGGCTATCAGCTCACCGACGTGCTGTCGTCGCTGACGTCGCTGATCGTGACGATCGGCTTCCTGAAAGTGTGGAAGCCGCTGGCGGATCCGCAATTCGCGATCGTGCGCAGCCCGCCCGCGAACGGCGCGGCGGGCGGGCGCGTCGGCTACGGCGGCTGGCTGCCGTGGCTCGTCGTGTCGGTGATCGTGATCGTCTGGGTGCGCGCGAACATCGCGGCGATCGGCGACGTGAAGATCCCGTGGCCGGGGCTGCACAACGCCGTGTACGTCACGCTGTACCAGAAGCCGTATGCGGCGGTCTGGGACTTCCAGCCGCTCGGCACCGGCACCGCGATCCTGCTCGCGGCGATCGTCACGGCCGCGTGGACGCGCACCGGCGCCGGCGATGTCCTCGGCTGCGTCGCGAAGACGTGGCGGCAGACCCGCATCGCGATCGCGACCGTGATGATGATCGTCGGGCTCGCGTACCTGCTGAACTACTCGGGCATCAGCTACACGCTCGGCACCGGCGTCGCGTCGACGGGCGCGCTGTTCCCGCTCGTGTCCGCGTCGCTCGGCTGGATCGCGGTGTTCCTGTCCGGCAGCGACACGTCGGGCAACGCGCTGTTCGGCAACCTGCAGGTGGTCGCCGCGCGGCAGCTCGGCCTCGATCCGGTGCTGATGGCCGCGACCAACTCGTCGGGCGGCGTGATGGGCAAGATGATCTCGCCGCAGAACATCGCGACCGGCGTGTCGACGACCGACCTGAAGGGGCAGGAGGGCGTGGTGTTCGCACGCACCTTCTGGCACAGCGTGATCCTCACGCTGCTGCTCGGCGTGCTCGTGTTCCTGCAGCAGCACGTGCTGACGTGGATGATCCCGGCGCTGCCGAAGTGA
- a CDS encoding DUF4148 domain-containing protein codes for MKKTMIRAACIGILMMGAAAAAQAQAASQPLTRAQVRQELAEYEAAGYRPAIVSSPDYPQNVQAITQRVAQARADAAGYGGTGHATVESGKRDVAPAIDPSTYSHH; via the coding sequence ATGAAGAAGACGATGATTCGCGCGGCTTGTATCGGCATCCTGATGATGGGTGCCGCGGCCGCGGCCCAGGCGCAAGCCGCCTCCCAACCGCTGACGCGAGCCCAGGTTCGACAGGAACTGGCCGAGTACGAAGCGGCGGGTTACCGGCCCGCCATCGTCAGCAGCCCAGACTATCCGCAGAACGTGCAGGCGATCACGCAGCGCGTCGCGCAAGCGCGCGCAGACGCCGCCGGCTACGGCGGCACCGGCCATGCGACGGTCGAATCCGGCAAGCGCGACGTAGCGCCTGCGATCGATCCGTCGACCTATTCGCATCACTGA
- the gshA gene encoding glutamate--cysteine ligase — MSNTMTIRQTELLLDRLDVLSSGPTRQHLPDGLRGIEKESLRVTRDGMIAFTPHPRALGSALTHPSLTTDYSEALLELITPAEPDAALTLERLDELHRYVYASLGDEMLWNESMPGLLPADDQIPIADYGTSNIGRLKMVYRLGLAYRYGRTMQCIAGIHYNYSLHEEVWRRLHAEEGSTASLVDYQSERYLALIRNFRRTSWLLMYLFGASPALDRRFLRDRPHTLDTFDADTLYRPYATSLRMSDLGYSNTTAQAALQADYNTLSGYLDALSKAVSEPYPPYEAIGTHRDGEWIQINTNVLQIENEFYSTIRPKRVTYSGERPLHALASRGVQYIEVRCLDIDPFEPTGIALGTARFIDAYLLACALDASPPLDCDAYREANANFGAVTMEGRKPGLALSRDGSPIALQAWADELMAKVEAVGRRLDEIRGGDEHARAIAAQREKLADPERTPSARVLRTLRDNGQSFLAFARAQSDAHAAHFRARPLPEAAARAAAALAERSLADQAELEAKEAGSFDAFVAAYRAYTLNRFSV, encoded by the coding sequence ATGTCGAACACCATGACCATCCGCCAGACCGAATTGCTGCTGGATCGCCTCGACGTGCTGAGTTCCGGCCCGACGCGGCAGCATCTGCCCGACGGCCTGCGCGGCATCGAAAAGGAAAGCCTGCGCGTGACGCGCGACGGGATGATCGCGTTCACGCCGCATCCGCGCGCGCTCGGTTCGGCGCTCACGCATCCGTCGCTGACGACCGACTACTCCGAAGCGCTGCTCGAACTGATCACGCCAGCGGAACCCGACGCAGCGCTCACGCTCGAACGCCTCGACGAGCTGCATCGCTACGTGTACGCGTCGCTCGGCGACGAAATGCTGTGGAACGAGTCGATGCCGGGCCTGCTGCCCGCCGACGACCAGATTCCGATCGCCGACTACGGCACGTCGAACATCGGACGCCTGAAGATGGTTTATCGGCTCGGTCTCGCGTATCGGTACGGTCGCACGATGCAATGCATCGCGGGCATCCACTACAACTATTCGCTGCACGAGGAAGTGTGGCGGCGCCTGCACGCGGAAGAAGGCTCGACCGCGTCGCTCGTCGACTACCAGTCCGAGCGCTATCTCGCGCTGATCCGCAACTTCCGCCGCACGAGCTGGCTGCTGATGTACCTGTTCGGCGCGTCGCCGGCGCTCGACCGGCGGTTCCTGCGTGATCGCCCGCACACGCTCGACACGTTCGACGCCGACACGCTGTACCGTCCGTACGCGACGAGCCTGCGGATGAGCGATCTCGGCTACTCGAACACGACCGCGCAGGCGGCGCTGCAGGCGGACTACAACACGCTGTCGGGCTATCTGGACGCGCTGTCGAAGGCCGTGAGCGAGCCGTATCCGCCGTACGAGGCGATCGGCACGCATCGCGACGGCGAGTGGATCCAGATCAACACGAACGTGCTGCAGATCGAGAACGAGTTCTATTCGACGATCCGGCCGAAGCGCGTCACGTATTCGGGCGAGCGTCCGCTGCATGCGCTCGCGTCGCGCGGCGTGCAGTACATCGAGGTGCGCTGTCTCGACATCGATCCGTTCGAGCCGACCGGCATCGCGCTCGGCACCGCGCGCTTCATCGACGCGTACTTGCTGGCGTGCGCGCTCGACGCGAGCCCGCCGCTCGATTGCGATGCGTACCGGGAAGCGAACGCGAACTTCGGCGCCGTGACGATGGAGGGCCGCAAGCCGGGCCTCGCGCTGTCGCGCGACGGCAGCCCGATTGCGCTGCAAGCGTGGGCGGACGAGCTGATGGCGAAAGTCGAAGCCGTCGGCCGCCGTCTCGACGAGATTCGCGGCGGCGACGAGCACGCGCGCGCGATCGCCGCGCAGCGCGAGAAGCTCGCCGATCCGGAGCGCACGCCGTCCGCGCGCGTGCTGCGCACGTTGCGCGACAACGGGCAATCGTTCCTCGCGTTCGCGCGCGCGCAAAGCGACGCGCATGCCGCGCATTTTCGCGCACGGCCGCTTCCGGAGGCCGCCGCGCGTGCCGCGGCTGCGCTCGCCGAGCGCTCGCTCGCCGACCAGGCCGAACTGGAAGCGAAGGAAGCCGGTTCGTTCGACGCTTTCGTCGCCGCCTATCGCGCGTACACGCTGAACCGCTTCAGCGTCTGA
- a CDS encoding DNA-3-methyladenine glycosylase family protein, whose protein sequence is MSGGVPPSVQLELRFKAPYDWARVLRFFSGRAIPGVERVAGGAYRRIVDLKGEPGRLTVERHPRRHCLVATVEGAAARHVDDAFGARIASMFDLRADPAAIGTELARDPWFAPLVAAAPGLRVPGAWSGFELAVRAIVGQQVSVKAATTIVGRLVERAGERVVHSDDGAPAWRFPTPDALAACDLAKIGMPGKRAAALTGVARAVAAGDVPLDPAQADLATLRQAWLDLPGIGPWTVEYIAMRAWRDPDAWPASDLVLMQSITARDPSLDRLASQKRRTDGWRPWRAYAALHLWNEVADRAGAARGG, encoded by the coding sequence ATGAGCGGCGGCGTGCCGCCGTCCGTGCAACTCGAGCTGCGCTTCAAGGCGCCCTACGACTGGGCGCGCGTGCTGCGCTTCTTCAGCGGGCGCGCGATTCCGGGCGTCGAGCGGGTCGCAGGCGGCGCGTACCGACGGATCGTCGACCTGAAGGGCGAGCCCGGCCGGCTCACCGTCGAGCGGCATCCGCGCCGGCATTGCCTCGTCGCGACGGTCGAGGGCGCGGCGGCGCGCCACGTCGACGACGCGTTTGGCGCACGCATCGCGTCGATGTTCGACCTGCGCGCCGATCCGGCCGCGATCGGCACGGAGCTGGCGCGCGATCCGTGGTTCGCGCCCCTTGTCGCGGCCGCGCCGGGGCTGCGGGTGCCGGGCGCGTGGTCGGGCTTTGAGCTCGCGGTGCGCGCGATCGTTGGCCAGCAGGTCAGCGTGAAGGCGGCGACGACGATCGTCGGCCGGCTCGTCGAGCGCGCGGGCGAGCGGGTCGTGCACAGCGACGACGGTGCGCCTGCGTGGCGGTTCCCGACGCCGGACGCGCTCGCCGCGTGCGATCTCGCGAAGATCGGGATGCCCGGCAAGCGGGCGGCGGCGCTCACCGGCGTGGCGCGCGCGGTCGCGGCGGGCGACGTGCCGCTCGATCCCGCGCAGGCCGATCTCGCGACGCTGCGCCAAGCGTGGCTCGACCTGCCCGGCATCGGCCCGTGGACCGTCGAATACATCGCGATGCGCGCGTGGCGCGACCCGGACGCGTGGCCCGCGTCCGATCTCGTGCTGATGCAGTCGATCACCGCGCGCGATCCGTCGCTCGACCGGCTCGCGAGCCAGAAGCGCCGCACGGACGGCTGGCGTCCGTGGCGCGCGTATGCGGCGCTCCATCTGTGGAACGAGGTGGCCGACCGCGCAGGCGCGGCGCGCGGCGGGTGA
- the ada gene encoding bifunctional DNA-binding transcriptional regulator/O6-methylguanine-DNA methyltransferase Ada: MKSAYPTDDARWNAVTARDPQADGAFFYAVRTTGVFCRPTCASRLPRREHVAFFDDPAAARAAGFRPCKRCQPEGLPRELEIVNRACAVLDAHPERLTLQQLSDAVHVSPFHLQRLFKRVVGVSPRQYQAAQRGAALRQALQSGRPVTQAAVDAGFNSPSRLYASVPRELGMAPSAFRRQGAGLRIDYATAPTSLGTVLVAATAQGICRIAFGDDPAPLVAALKDAFARAELVESPARLAPFVAQIGAYLDGTRRTFELPLDIAPTAFQQRVWEALTNIPYGETRSYSEIAEALGAPRAVRAVASACASNPVALAIPCHRVVQKGGALAGYRWGVRRKATLLAAEAHHAHDAHDDTADIAVTEGSAA; the protein is encoded by the coding sequence ATGAAATCCGCCTATCCGACCGACGACGCCCGCTGGAATGCCGTGACCGCCCGTGATCCGCAGGCGGACGGCGCATTCTTCTACGCGGTGCGCACCACCGGCGTGTTCTGCCGCCCGACCTGCGCGTCACGGCTGCCGCGGCGCGAACACGTCGCTTTCTTCGACGATCCGGCCGCCGCACGCGCGGCCGGGTTCCGTCCCTGCAAACGCTGCCAGCCCGAGGGGCTGCCGCGCGAGCTCGAGATCGTCAATCGCGCGTGCGCGGTGCTCGATGCGCATCCCGAGCGGCTCACGCTCCAGCAACTGAGCGATGCGGTGCACGTGAGCCCGTTCCACCTGCAGCGGCTGTTCAAGCGCGTGGTCGGCGTATCGCCGCGGCAGTACCAGGCCGCGCAGCGCGGCGCGGCGTTGCGGCAGGCGCTGCAGAGCGGCCGGCCGGTCACGCAGGCGGCTGTCGACGCGGGCTTCAATTCGCCGTCGCGGCTGTATGCATCGGTGCCGCGCGAGCTGGGAATGGCGCCGTCGGCGTTCCGCCGCCAGGGCGCGGGGCTGCGGATCGACTACGCGACCGCGCCGACGTCGCTCGGCACGGTGCTGGTCGCCGCGACCGCGCAGGGCATCTGCCGGATCGCGTTCGGCGACGATCCCGCGCCGCTCGTCGCCGCGCTGAAGGACGCGTTCGCGCGCGCCGAGCTGGTCGAGTCGCCCGCGCGGCTCGCGCCGTTCGTCGCGCAGATCGGTGCGTACCTGGACGGCACCCGCCGCACCTTCGAGCTGCCGCTCGACATCGCGCCGACCGCGTTCCAGCAGCGCGTGTGGGAGGCGTTGACGAACATTCCGTACGGCGAGACCCGCAGCTATTCGGAGATTGCCGAGGCGCTCGGCGCGCCGCGCGCGGTGCGGGCCGTGGCGTCCGCGTGCGCGTCGAATCCGGTGGCGCTCGCGATTCCGTGCCATCGCGTCGTGCAGAAGGGCGGCGCGCTGGCCGGCTATCGCTGGGGCGTGCGCCGCAAGGCGACGCTGCTCGCGGCCGAGGCACACCATGCGCACGACGCGCACGACGACACGGCCGACATCGCCGTCACGGAGGGCAGCGCAGCTTGA
- a CDS encoding VOC family protein, with protein sequence MKPILRGLDHIVLRVTDMAAMTRFYCDAVGCRVEKEQPELGLVQLRAGDALIDLLAVGGKLDRLDSGPPGAGRNLDHLCLRVEPFDPQALAAHFTAHGAPPGTLEERYGADGYGPSIYLFDPEGNMLELKGPPAAIA encoded by the coding sequence ATGAAACCGATCCTCCGCGGGCTCGATCACATCGTGCTTCGCGTGACCGACATGGCCGCGATGACGCGCTTCTACTGCGACGCCGTCGGCTGCCGTGTGGAAAAAGAACAACCGGAACTCGGCCTCGTGCAGCTGCGCGCCGGCGACGCGCTGATCGACCTGCTCGCCGTCGGCGGGAAGCTCGACCGGCTCGACAGCGGGCCGCCCGGCGCCGGACGCAACCTCGATCACCTGTGCCTGCGCGTCGAGCCGTTCGACCCGCAGGCGCTCGCCGCGCATTTCACCGCGCACGGCGCGCCGCCAGGCACGCTCGAGGAACGCTACGGCGCCGACGGCTACGGCCCGTCGATCTACCTGTTCGACCCGGAAGGCAACATGCTGGAGCTCAAGGGGCCGCCGGCCGCGATCGCGTGA
- a CDS encoding YaeQ family protein produces the protein MALKSTIYKAELQIADMDRHYYGDHTLTVARHPSETDERMMVRIAAFGLFAHERLEFCKGLSDTDEPDLWQKDLTGAIDAWIEVGQPDERRISKAAGRAAQVTVIAYGGKTSDIWWQGVRSKVERLRNVQVLSLDDGVATALARLAERTMRLQCTVQDGAAWISSADHDPVAVEWTVLKARADA, from the coding sequence ATGGCGCTCAAATCCACGATCTACAAAGCCGAACTGCAAATCGCCGACATGGATCGGCACTACTATGGCGACCACACGCTGACGGTCGCGCGCCATCCGTCGGAAACCGACGAGCGGATGATGGTGCGGATCGCCGCGTTCGGGCTGTTCGCGCACGAGCGGCTCGAGTTCTGCAAGGGGCTGTCGGATACCGACGAGCCCGACCTGTGGCAGAAGGACCTGACGGGCGCGATCGACGCCTGGATCGAGGTCGGCCAGCCCGACGAGCGGCGCATCTCGAAGGCGGCGGGCCGCGCCGCGCAGGTGACGGTGATCGCGTACGGCGGCAAGACGTCGGATATCTGGTGGCAAGGCGTGCGCAGCAAGGTGGAGCGGCTGCGCAACGTGCAGGTGCTGTCGCTCGACGACGGCGTCGCGACGGCGCTCGCGCGGCTCGCCGAGCGGACGATGCGCCTGCAGTGCACGGTGCAGGACGGCGCCGCGTGGATCTCGAGCGCGGATCACGATCCGGTCGCGGTCGAATGGACGGTCCTCAAGGCGCGCGCCGACGCGTGA
- the sap1 gene encoding surface attachment protein Sap1 has product MMKRTGVFVALVGAFAVVSIAQAGGDAAVKPRQEIQLTQNAWGCLSKDNLDSVLNHERDGHSQAKQQYFDDFRCLSVPEGQRFRVVSVDNGDVQFVSADNSDQQGLWTDSRFIKQ; this is encoded by the coding sequence ATGATGAAACGAACCGGTGTGTTTGTTGCGCTTGTCGGTGCATTTGCCGTGGTGTCGATTGCCCAGGCAGGCGGCGATGCCGCCGTGAAGCCGCGGCAGGAGATCCAGCTGACGCAGAACGCGTGGGGCTGCCTGTCGAAAGATAATCTGGATTCCGTACTGAATCACGAGCGCGACGGCCACTCGCAGGCGAAGCAGCAATACTTCGACGACTTCCGCTGCCTGTCGGTGCCGGAAGGCCAGCGCTTCCGCGTGGTGTCGGTGGACAACGGCGACGTGCAGTTCGTCAGCGCCGACAACAGCGACCAGCAAGGCCTCTGGACCGATTCGCGCTTCATCAAGCAATAA
- the speG gene encoding spermidine N1-acetyltransferase translates to MQLQNETHTLALRPLERQDLRFVHELNNDAKIMRYWFEEPYETFAELSQLYDRHVHDQRERRFVAVDPQGELVGLVELIELDYIHRRGEFQIIIAPHCQGRGYAGQATRLAVAYAFKVLNLRKLYLIVDTSNAAAIHVYEKCGFRHEAELIEEFFGNGTYHNAYRMCQFQSDFFERQRAA, encoded by the coding sequence ATGCAACTACAAAACGAAACACACACGCTCGCGCTGAGGCCGCTCGAGCGTCAGGACCTGCGCTTCGTGCATGAACTGAACAACGACGCGAAGATCATGCGCTACTGGTTCGAGGAGCCGTACGAAACCTTCGCGGAGCTGTCGCAACTGTATGACCGTCACGTGCACGACCAGCGCGAGCGCCGCTTCGTCGCGGTCGATCCGCAAGGCGAGCTGGTCGGGCTCGTCGAGCTGATCGAGCTCGACTACATCCACCGTCGCGGCGAATTCCAGATCATCATCGCGCCGCACTGCCAGGGGCGCGGCTATGCGGGCCAGGCGACGCGTCTCGCGGTCGCGTACGCGTTCAAGGTGCTGAACCTGCGCAAGCTGTACCTGATCGTGGATACGTCCAATGCGGCGGCCATTCACGTTTATGAAAAATGCGGGTTCCGGCACGAGGCGGAATTGATCGAGGAATTCTTCGGCAACGGGACGTATCACAACGCTTACCGGATGTGTCAGTTCCAGAGCGATTTTTTCGAACGGCAGCGCGCGGCCTGA
- a CDS encoding DUF2795 domain-containing protein — protein MNDTPSSRKPDIPHETIDLQIADVLAGIAYPANKDAIVDAARVAGASNEVLSMLDGLPEQDYADIDAVTRWVAGNYGPGLGI, from the coding sequence GTGAACGACACCCCTTCCTCCCGCAAGCCGGATATCCCGCACGAAACGATCGACCTGCAGATCGCCGACGTGCTCGCCGGCATCGCCTACCCCGCGAACAAGGATGCGATCGTCGACGCCGCGCGCGTTGCGGGCGCAAGCAACGAAGTGCTGTCGATGCTCGACGGGCTGCCCGAGCAGGACTACGCGGACATCGACGCCGTCACGCGCTGGGTCGCCGGCAACTACGGGCCGGGGCTGGGGATTTGA
- a CDS encoding GGDEF domain-containing protein, whose product MEGILIQHTTRRQIWFATLSALAILLTLGIAAPHANVALPAVEPFMPMCALTVFTTACIAAFFLGAQFTVTRQPVLGALGGAYAFTALAVALQLLTFPGVFAPHGLLGALPQSAAWMWIFWHAGFPSFVLLALFARERMVRKAISAPRMRGWTIALIGGPAATAALLCVLALKVPLPPAFRPPGDAAVLPVNAVALVVWTLNALALAAVLFTGRLRTTLDLWLAIAVLACLTDTTLNLLSANRFTVGWYVARVFSMFTPGVLVCVLAWEVTMLYQRLFEAHATLIRSSARDGLTGVYNRSHFNDHFHLLFLQARRQGEPLSLLMVDVDHFKAYNDAFGHVKGDACLIAVANALTGVVRRPADLVARYGGEEFAIVLPNTSARGARLVAEEAREAVLRLNLPTHGPAGRVSVSVGCATASPDELTMPDALIEAADAALYRAKDAGRNRIMAV is encoded by the coding sequence ATGGAAGGCATCCTGATCCAGCACACCACGCGACGGCAAATCTGGTTCGCCACGCTGTCGGCACTCGCCATCCTGCTCACGCTCGGCATCGCCGCACCACATGCGAACGTCGCGCTGCCCGCGGTCGAGCCGTTCATGCCGATGTGCGCGCTGACCGTGTTCACCACAGCCTGCATCGCGGCGTTCTTCCTCGGCGCGCAGTTCACCGTCACACGCCAGCCGGTGCTCGGTGCGCTCGGCGGCGCCTATGCGTTCACCGCGCTCGCCGTCGCGCTGCAGCTGCTGACGTTTCCCGGCGTGTTCGCGCCGCATGGCCTGCTCGGCGCACTGCCGCAAAGCGCCGCGTGGATGTGGATCTTCTGGCACGCGGGCTTTCCGTCCTTCGTGTTGCTGGCGCTGTTCGCGCGCGAGCGCATGGTGCGCAAGGCGATCAGCGCGCCGCGGATGCGCGGGTGGACGATCGCGCTGATCGGCGGGCCGGCGGCCACGGCCGCGCTGCTGTGCGTGCTCGCGCTGAAGGTGCCGTTGCCGCCCGCGTTCCGTCCGCCCGGCGACGCGGCCGTGTTGCCGGTCAACGCGGTCGCGCTCGTCGTCTGGACGCTCAACGCACTCGCGCTCGCCGCCGTGCTGTTCACCGGCCGGCTGCGCACGACGCTCGACCTGTGGCTCGCGATCGCCGTGCTCGCGTGCCTCACCGATACCACGCTGAACCTGCTGAGCGCGAACCGCTTCACGGTCGGCTGGTACGTTGCGCGCGTGTTCAGCATGTTCACGCCCGGCGTGCTCGTCTGCGTGCTCGCGTGGGAAGTGACGATGCTGTATCAGCGCCTGTTCGAGGCGCACGCGACGCTGATACGCTCGTCCGCGCGCGACGGGCTGACGGGCGTCTACAACCGCAGCCACTTCAACGATCATTTCCACCTGCTGTTCCTGCAGGCGCGTCGGCAAGGCGAGCCGCTGTCACTGCTGATGGTCGATGTCGATCATTTCAAGGCGTACAACGACGCGTTCGGCCACGTGAAGGGCGACGCATGCCTGATCGCGGTCGCGAATGCGCTGACGGGCGTCGTGCGCCGGCCCGCGGATCTCGTCGCGCGTTACGGCGGCGAAGAGTTCGCGATCGTGCTGCCGAACACCAGCGCGCGCGGCGCGCGGCTCGTCGCGGAGGAAGCGCGCGAGGCGGTGCTGCGGCTCAATCTGCCGACGCACGGGCCGGCCGGGCGCGTGTCGGTCAGCGTCGGCTGCGCGACTGCGTCGCCCGACGAACTGACGATGCCGGATGCGCTGATCGAAGCAGCCGACGCCGCGCTGTATCGTGCGAAGGATGCCGGACGCAACCGGATCATGGCGGTGTGA